In Vigna unguiculata cultivar IT97K-499-35 chromosome 3, ASM411807v1, whole genome shotgun sequence, a single genomic region encodes these proteins:
- the LOC114177667 gene encoding DNA-directed RNA polymerase 1B, mitochondrial-like has protein sequence MWTQFAKRASSTLRNSFRRSSLSPRIIDSQTSTKLNPYPCQGFARVGVSRSSFLFYEGFSSPSLMMAGRGYATVAEAIESTDTEDDYDEVQKLLEEMAKAEQKLDCNSYKYKMLKKRQIKTETEAWEEAAREYEELLEDMRVQKLAPNLPYMKSLFLGWFEPLRNAILADQELCKESKCRLSHAPYFNELPADMMAVVTMHKLMALLMTNTNGVGTARVIQATCQVGEAVEHEARIYRFMLREKKAAADKSSHLAPAVQSERVIEEDEETEKKKSKLRKRVAGLMKKQKKRQAMGIVRGQDVWKPWGQEAQVKVGSRLIELLIETAYIQPPANQFGDGPPDIRPAFKHTLKTLSSEIQKETRRYGVIECDPLVQNGLEKSARHVVIPYMPMLVPPINWTGYDKGAYFFLPSYVMRIHGAKQQREAVKRATKSQLEPVFEALNTLGNTKWRVNKRVLCVIDQIWANGGRLADLVDREDVPLPEEPDTEDEAEIRKWKWKVKAMKKENNERHSQRCDIELKLAVARKMKDEEGFYYPHNLDFRGRAYPMHPYLNHLGSDLCRGILEFAEGRPLGKSGLRWLKIHIANLYAGGVDKLSHNDRIAFTENHLDDIFDSADRPLEGNRWWLQAEDPFQCLAACMNLSEALRSPNPETTISHMPVHQDGSCNGLQHYAALGRDKLGAAAVNLVCGDQPADVYSGIAARVLEIMKRDAEKDPQTNPNALHARRLISQVDRKLVKQTVMTSVYGVTYIGARDQIKRRLKERCAIEDDIELFTAACYAAKTTLTALEEMFEAARSIMDWLGDCAKVIASNNQAVRWITPLGLPVVQPYRQLGRHLIKTSLQILTLQRETDKVMVKRQRTAFPPNFVHSLDGSHMMMTAVACKKAGLNFAGVHDSYWTHACDVDEMNKILREKFVELYDAPILENLSESFQKNFPTLNFPPLPERGDFDLREVLESTYFFN, from the exons ATGTGGACCCAATTCGCTAAGCGAGCTTCCTCAACCTTAAGGAACAGTTTTCGTCGTTCTTCGTTATCTCCGAGAATTATCGACTCCCAAACAAGTACAAAACTAAACCCATACCCATGTCAGGGTTTCGCCAGAGTCGGGGTGAGTCGGTCCTCGTTTCTGTTTTACGAAGGTTTTTCTTCTCCGTCATTGATGATGGCGGGCAGGGGTTACGCCACGGTGGCCGAGGCCATTGAATCGACGGACACCGAAGACGATTACGATGAGGTTCAGAAACTGTTGGAGGAAATGGCGAAGGCGGAACAGAAATTAGACTGCAACAGCTACAAGTACAAGATGCTGAAGAAGAGGCAGATAAAGACGGAGACGGAGGCGTGGGAAGAAGCTGCGAGGGAGTACGAGGAGCTGTTGGAGGACATGCGCGTGCAGAAGCTTGCTCCCAATTTGCCATACATGAAGTCGCTCTTCCTTGGTTGGTTCGAGCCTCTAAGGAATGCGATTCTCGCTGATCAAGAGCTTTGTAAAGAGAGCAAGTGCCGATTGAGCCACGCGCCTTATTTCAACGAGTTGCCGGCGGACATGATGGCTGTGGTCACCATGCACAAGTTGATGGCCCTGTTGATGACGAATACGAATGGCGTGGGCACCGCCAGAGTCATCCAAGCCACTTGCCAAGTAGGAGAAGCGGTTGAGCATGAG GCTAGGATATACCGATTTATGTTAAGGGAGAAGAAAGCCGCCGCTGACAAATCATCTCATCTTGCTCCTGCAGTACAAAGCGAAAGAGTGATTGAAGAGGACGAGGAAACGGAAAAGAAGAAGAGCAAGCTTCGGAAAAGAGTTGCTGGTTTGATGAAAAAACAGAAGAAGCGACAAGCGATGGGAATAGTTCGGGGTCAAGATGTTTGGAAACCTTGGGGGCAAGAAGCTCAAGTAAAG GTTGGCTCTCGACTGATTGAACTGCTAATAGAAACGGCTTACATTCAACCGCCTGCCAATCAGTTTGGAGATGGTCCACCGGATATACGCCCAGCATTTAAGCATACCCTTAAAACGCTTTCAAGCGAGATACA GAAGGAAACTAGGAGATATGGTGTTATTGAATGTGATCCTCTTGTGCAAAATGGCCTTGAGAAGTCT GCAAGGCACGTCGTCATCCCTTACATGCCAATGTTGGTGCCACCTATTAACTGGACAGG GTATGACAAAGGAGCATACTTTTTTTTGCCATCGTATGTGATGAGAATTCATGGAGCTAAGCAACAACGTGAAGCAGTTAAGAGGGCTACCAAGAGTCAACTTGAACCTGTTTTTGAG GCCCTTAATACTCTTGGCAATACCAAATGGAGGGTAAACAAAAGGGTTCTGTGTGTGATAGATCAAATATGGGCTAATGGAGGACGCCTGGCGGATTTGGTGGATCGTGAAGAT GTTCCCCTCCCTGAAGAACCAGATACAGAAGATGAGGCAGAAATCCGAAAATGGAAGTGGAAAGTCAAAGCTATGAAAAAGGAGAATAATGAGAGACATTCACAGCGATGTGACATAGAACTTAAACTTGCT GTTGCACGAAAGATGAAGGATGAAGAAGGCTTCTATTATCCTCATAATCTTGACTTTCGAGGACGAGCTTATCCCATGCACCCATATTTGAACCATCTTGGTTCTGATTTATGCCGAGGCATACTTGAGTTTGCAGAGGGACGTCCTCTAGGGAAGTCAGGCTTGCGCTGGTTAAAAATACATATTGCAAATTTGTATGCTGGTGGTGTCGACAAGTTATCTCACAATGATCGAATAGCGTTTACTGAGAACCACCTGGATGATATATTCGATTCTGCAGACAGGCCTCTTGAAGGAAATCGCTGGTGGTTGCAAGCAGAGGATCCTTTTCAGTGCTTGGCTGCATGCATGAATCTCTCTGAAGCATTGAGAAGCCCTAATCCTGAGACTACCATTTCTCATATGCCAGTACACCAG GATGGTTCATGCAATGGCTTACAACACTATGCTGCACTTGGGCGAGACAAG ttgGGAGCTGCTGCAGTCAATCTTGTTTGTGGAGACCAGCCTGCTGATGTTTACTCAGGAATTGCGGCCAG AGTACTTGAAATCATGAAAAGGGATGCAGAGAAAGATCCCCAAACTAATCCAAATGCATTACATGCTAGGCGCTTAATCAGCCAG GTGGACCGAAAGTTGGTAAAGCAAACAGTGATGACATCCGTCTATGGAGTGACTTACATTGGGGCCAGGGACCAGATAAAGAGGAGGTTAAAGGAGCGTTGTGCCATTGAGGATGATATAGAGCTGTTTACTGCTGCTTGCTATGCTGCCAAA ACCACTCTCACCGCCTTAGAAGAGATGTTTGAGGCTGCAAGGAGTATTATGGATTGGCTTGGTGATTGTGCAAAG GTGATTGCTTCCAATAACCAAGCTGTCCGGTGGATCACTCCCCTTGGTCTACCTGTAGTCCAACCCTATCGACAATTAGGAAGGCAtctt ATCAAAACTTCCCTTCAGATATTGACATTACAACGGGAGACTGACAAG GTCATGGTTAAAAGGCAGAGAACAGCTTTTCCCCCAAATTTTGTTCATTCTCTTGATGGTTCTCACATGATGATGACTGCAGTTGCTTGTAAAAAAGCGGGCTTAAACTTTGCAG GGGTTCATGATTCATACTGGACTCATGCATGTGATGTTGATGAAATGAACAAGATACTCAGGGAAAAGTTTGTTGAACTCTACGACGCTCCAATACTGGAAAAT TTGTCGGAGAGCTTCCAAAAGAATTTTCCCACATTGAACTTTCCTCCCTTACCAGAACGAGGAGACTTTGATCTTCGAGAGGTTTTGGAGTCTACCTATTTTTTTAACTAG